The Helianthus annuus cultivar XRQ/B chromosome 15, HanXRQr2.0-SUNRISE, whole genome shotgun sequence genomic sequence AGTATCATTTGATAGAAACTTTTCAAGCTATAATTACCTAATTTCCCCATTAacaaaatattaattatattaatAATGGCTCACAAAATTGGATCATTGTTTGTCACTACCAAATTTGCAACCAAGTTGGTTTTATACACAATTGTAGGTAATTTAATAAGGTAAAGATGACAGTATAATATAATGTCTATAAGATTGAGGGAACCTACATACCACATGGACTATTCCTTGGGCAGCCGGCCATTTAATAACTACATGAATATGACCCTTTTTTGGCACAAAAACAGTTTTAATATATTCACATGGCTGCAAAAACCAATATACGCATAATTAGCTACTGTATCCATCACTAAAACTCAATATTGTATCCATCAGACACATTGTTTTTTAGCGGATTATTGAGATGTTCGTAAGTTCTATTTAAAGTATCTGTGATGGCAGTAACAAAGCACATTGCAAAAAAGCCACAATTTCTTCATCATAAGAACCTGGTATTTAGATAGGATACCATAGAAGCATATTAAAACAATGGAGTTCATAGGATATTAACAACAAACAATGCTGGATATAAAATGTAAAACATCACTCACTTTACTCATAAGCATCCCAGTAATTATGAAGTTGAATTCAAATCGCAAAGCATAAAAGCCGATTGCTAAGTTTAACACATATTATTCACACCTTATCTTGAAGCTATAATCTCCCCAACTCTTATTAACACATTAACATATCACAGAATAAGCTAGTTACTTTAACTGAAGATGATGTCTACCATATATACTAAACCTGGAGTGTGCACACAACCGGCAAGAATCCTTTGTGCAAGGGCTTAAAAAGATTCGAACGCCGCACACCTATATGCTAAAAAATCAAAATGAACAATGACAATCCTTAAGCATTTCAAACTAAGCATAATTTACTTTACTAAGTCTTACCACACCATAGAAGAACTTTATTTGAGAGCTATTTGATTTCATTGTAATAAGGGGACGCACTCGCTTCCACTAGAAAGACATTCTCCACAAACACTCCATAGCTCTAACACCACATAACCAAATAAGAAAAGATTAGATTGGTATAATCTATGATTGACTTGGTCAATGATATCAACATAACATGATAAATGGCAAATGGTATCTTAAGTATAGACTTTGCGTCATTTTTTATGACAGGTAGCAAGATGGGCGGGTCAAGGGGGCTAGGTAACATGTCAAAAATTGGTAATGGCACATGACACAATACACATTAACATATCATACAGTAAGCCAATAACTTGAGATGACATGTACTATACAAACTGAAATCGGGAATGTGGCAGCTGACAAGAATCCTTTATATGCAAGTGCCCTAAAAGATTCGATCATCATTAAAGCATACATGTAAATTTCTCGACAACACAGAAGTTTCATGAAATTAGCTACCATTGTTTCAAGTTGCGTAAGACCCAAGCCACCATATCTCACATTAAACTTAACCACACACACGTATAGATATTATACTAAATCTCAAAAACTAATAATAAATTATGTGCTATTATATACCTTCTTCATTTGTTGCCCTATCACACGTGTTGATTCTTGCAAGATTTCATGTTGGCTCACTTGAAGTAACTGCATATCAACAATGATAGCTATAATGGTCTGCTCAATAACAATAAGAACGAACAAACAATTCTAACAGGTCTTATGATTATCAATAAGATCAAAAACTAAGCTATTGGACCTTCTTTTCTTACTTTTCTTACTTTTCTCCGTATAAAATGAACTCTAAAACAATTAATTCTTCCAACTGCATAAATCTGTTAACACAAACCCAAATTCAAAATTCACAACAATGAAATGGAAGATTGAGATTAACTGACAAATTTGAAATATATAGGATCATGATCATATATACCATAAAAACAACTTTATGTCCATAAAGCAAAGAAACAATAATAGTATCTCACTTCACCTCAATCAAATCTGTATGTGAGTGCCTCTTGCATAGTAATCAGGGGGTTGGTGGCCGCCATGGTGAGCTGTCAAAAACTTACACAAAGTGACATGGTTAGAGTTCTTACTTCTAAGTAGTGAATTATTATAATCTATACGTACCTGTTTCTTTATAGAGGTTCCAAAAGTTTGCACTCTCTTGAAAGAGTTGCATCTACCCATGAGTTCTGAACAGGGACTTGTAAATAAGGAAAATATTAGAAAATAACTAAAATTAATAATACcaaataaaaatcaaaaacatatttAAGGTCTTGCTCACTGTCAATAAACCTTTAATAtgaacacacacaaaaaaaaaaaaaaaaaaaaccttcgaCTAGTCCACAGTGCATAATGCATATACAAAAAACACCATATAATCTTAGATTTCAGCAATGTTATTACATTGCCCACAGTGTTGTAATGTATATATAAGGAAACTACATAACCTTTAAAAAGATTATATACATTAACAGCGTATATAAAAGAAACTCAgctaattaaaattaaataaaacataTATAGCTTAACTCACAGGCTGGAAGCCTCTTTATGATTATGCTCGAACCACTAGGAAGATGTGAGCGAAGTCTTTATACTATCTTTCCATTGTATGATGATATGTATTCTTTATATTCCTTGAAATACTTTATCTGTATCCCTACAACAATTAAATTGGTATGTAAGTATACCAAAAATAtacaaaacaaattattacaaaacaaacaataaaaaaatattcAAAGATGAAATGCAACCTGAATCCCTTGCCATGGCAACCGACCACTAAGAAGAAACACAAGTGTATAAGCAGGGGATTTCAATTCAAGGCAGTTCTCACCGATTATAATTGAGTCGAAAGCACATGAAATAA encodes the following:
- the LOC110911752 gene encoding uncharacterized protein LOC110911752, which gives rise to MKSNSSQIKFFYGVHIGVRRSNLFKPLHKGFLPVVCTLQPCEYIKTVFVPKKGHIHVVIKWPAAQGIVHVLLVVMAGFYKGWSQQEGGEKDWCTTIFENQWTRI